A region of Cucumis melo cultivar AY chromosome 2, USDA_Cmelo_AY_1.0, whole genome shotgun sequence DNA encodes the following proteins:
- the LOC103492419 gene encoding receptor-like protein 46 produces MEDLHFLHILIQFVVFLFVLPCIFSCPDQQKQALLLFKDSLLSTTISPNSSIPLFSSLDSWNSTTDCCHWERVVCSSPDSRSRMVQGLNLYSLAWRITDDPLPLDGKALMPLFTIRSLMLLDLSSNYFEGQISGPGFGNLSKMVNLNLMSNKFSGSIPPQMYRLRYLQYLDMSSNLLDGALTSDVRFLRNLRVLKLDSNSLTGKFPEEIGDLKMLQKLFIRDNSFVGEIPLTIVNLKSLETLDMRDNKFTMGIPSDIGSLYNLTYLALSNNKLNGTIPTSLQHMEKLKQLELENNLLEGLVPIWLFNMKGLVDVLIGGNLMTWNNSIKSVKPKQMLSRLSLKSCGLIGEIPGWISSQKGLNFLDLRKNKLEGTFPLWLAEMALGSIILSDNKLSGSLPPRLFESLSLSVLDLSRNNFSGELPENIGNANAIMLLMLSGNNFSGEVPKSISNIHRLLLLDLSRNRLSGDTFPVFDPDAFLGYIDLSSNDFTGEIPTIFPQETRLLSLSNNRFSGSLPKNLTNWTLLEHLDLHNNNISGELPDFLSELPTLQILSLRNNSLKGPIPKSISKISNLHILDLSSNELVGEIPTEIGKLKGMIDTPSTYSSLSDTFFNIDIGFSDLIVNWKKTLLGLPTSPSLDIYSLLDLSGNHLSGEIPNSIGNLKGLKLLNLAYNNLSGNIPSSLGKLEKVETLDLSHNELSGSIPESLVNLHELTVLDVSNNKLTGRIPVGGQMTIMNNPSYYANNSGLCGIQIRQPCPEDQQPTEPAEPAEEEEKQQVFSWIGAGIGFPIGFVFAVLIIYMSGYFSPLVPHRCIVLKPRRRRP; encoded by the coding sequence ATGGAAGATCTTCATTTCCTTCATATTCTTATCCAATTTGTAGTGTTTTTATTCGTGCTCCCTTGTATTTTCTCATGTCCTGATCAACAAAAGCAAGCCCTCCTCCTCTTTAAAGACTCCCTTCTCTCTACTACAATTTCTCCCAATAGTTCCATCCCTCTCTTCTCCTCTTTGGATTCATGGAATTCGACTACAGATTGCTGCCATTGGGAAAGAGTTGTCTGCTCTTCTCCGGATTCTCGCTCAAGGATGGTTCAGGGTCTTAATCTTTACTCTCTTGCTTGGAGGATTACTGATGATCCATTGCCACTTGATGGTAAGGCATTGATGCCACTTTTCACCATTAGAAGCTTGATGTTACTCGATTTGTCTTCGAACTACTTTGAGGGCCAAATCTCAGGGCCAGGGTTTGGTAATCTAAGTAAGATGGTTAATCTTAACCTAATGTCGAATAAGTTTAGTGGTTCGATTCCTCCACAGATGTATCGTCTGCGATACCTTCAATATCTTGACATGAGCAGCAATTTGCTTGATGGAGCTTTGACTTCAGATGTGAGGTTTCTTAGGAACTTGAGAGTGCTGAAGTTGGATAGCAATTCTCTTACCGGAAAGTTTCCCGAGGAAATTGGCGACCTAAAAATGCTACAGAAACTGTTCATCCGCGACAACAGCTTCGTGGGGGAAATCCCGCTCACCATTGTCAATTTGAAATCTTTAGAGACACTGGACATGAGGGACAACAAGTTTACAATGGGAATTCCTTCAGATATTGGCAGTCTGTACAACTTGACGTATTTGGCCTTGAGCAATAACAAATTGAATGGCACAATTCCAACATCATTACAGCACATGGAAAAGTTGAAACAATTGGAATTGGAAAACAACTTACTTGAAGGGCTTGTTCCGATATGGCTATTCAATATGAAAGGGCTAGTTGATGTGCTAATTGGAGGCAATTTGATGACTTGGAACAACAGCATTAAAAGCGTAAAACCGAAGCAAATGCTTTCTCGACTGTCGTTGAAGTCTTGTGGGCTCATAGGAGAGATCCCAGGATGGATTTCTTCACAAAAGGGTTTGAATTTCCTGGATTTGAGAAAGAACAAACTAGAAGGAACATTTCCTCTATGGCTGGCTGAAATGGCTCTTGGTTCCATCATTCTCTCAGATAATAAGCTTTCGGGTTCTCTTCCTCCTCGTCTCTTTGAGTCGCTAAGTCTATCGGTGCTCGACCTGTCTAGGAACAACTTTTCTGGAGAACTGCCTGAAAATATTGGTAATGCCAATGCTATTATGCTGCTAATGTTGTCTGGAAACAATTTTTCTGGTGAAGTTCCAAAGTCGATCTCAAACATTCATCGCCTACTACTGCTGGACTTATCAAGAAACAGACTATCCGGGGACACATTCCCAGTTTTTGATCCAGATGCATTTCTTGGATACATAGACTTATCTTCAAATGATTTCACTGGTGAGATTCCAACAATCTTCCCTCAAGAAACCAGGCTCCTTTCGTTAAGCAATAACAGATTTTCCGGAAGCTTACCCAAGAACTTAACTAACTGGACCTTGCTCGAACACCTTGATCTTCATAACAACAATATCTCTGGTGAATTGCCTGACTTCCTATCCGAACTCCCTACGCTTCAGATTCTGAGTTTGAGAAACAACTCCCTCAAAGGTCCAATTCCAAAAAGCATCTCCAAGATTAGTAACCTACATATCCTCGATCTCTCTAGTAATGAATTAGTTGGAGAAATACCGACCGAGATAGGCAAGCTAAAGGGAATGATTGATACACCAAGCACATATTCATCTCTATCTGATACTTTCTTCAACATTGATATTGGGTTCAGTGACTTGATAGTAAATTGGAAGAAGACACTTCTAGGACTCCCAACTAGTCCCAGCCTTGACATCTATTCATTGTTGGACTTGTCGGGGAACCATCTTAGCGGAGAAATTCCAAATTCAATTGGTAATTTGAAGGGCCTAAAGCTTCTCAACCTGGCATACAACAACCTCTCTGGCAATATACCATCAAGTTTGGGGAAATTGGAAAAAGTGGAGACCTTGGATTTGTCTCACAATGAACTCTCAGGCTCAATACCAGAATCACTAGTCAATCTACACGAATTGACGGTTCTTGATGTGAGCAACAACAAGCTCACAGGCAGGATTCCAGTTGGGGGTCAGATGACCATCATGAACAATCCAAGCTACTATGCCAACAACAGCGGATTATGTGGAATTCAAATCCGGCAGCCATGTCCAGAAGACCAGCAACCAACAGAGCCGGCAGAGCCGgcagaggaagaagaaaaacaacaaGTATTTTCCTGGATAGGTGCAGGAATCGGGTTCCCAATTGGCTTTGTGTTTGCAGTGCTTATTATTTACATGTCTGGTTATTTTAGTCCACTAGTACCACATAGATGCATCGTTCTCAAGCCTAGAAGGCGAAGGCCATGA
- the LOC103492418 gene encoding pumilio homolog 12-like isoform X1 yields the protein MEEMPNENEFEDIAKYIGNQIPNVASGNADPEGCLLSISVSSYEGSSMRDFHSNGHLMDGNISMSTLQQSSMDHTSTRQNSVSGDQSLTRAFEKLNFGDESKGRAWRSRAFLFEDHYSDNLSKQLQNIDPSVFAAWSPSSHLTNGVHDPHSTRLGHQNPPSRYIPEQYKKWQLGQLQPFESLSPNAHLTQEVVNVSAPNSQFPIASQRQQVLHNGRRIHPQQMNHRQAGWNYAEEDQLFRMHEQHPYLQHLHNQQLERLLPIQQHENIANRISSQNRKPQYFEVPIAHHLEQSNYEPSWKASAFRRGSNQLNSVFSTHYMDTIQGMEKVSFPRKILGRSPGLNTVDAMRFMSIDGDKSSNHVNQSRFLRPNSCFRPNHLSTANECMCRDHSPAMYSESPSLKLVPERFNSVDEVRGRIFLMAKDQHGCRFLQRKFMEGTDEDIEKIFNEIIDHVVDLMVDAFGNYLVQKLLEVCNDNQRMQILCRITQNHGELVMISCDMHGTRAIQKVIETLKTQEQVHMIVSALKSGIVTLMKNINGNHVAQHCLDYLMPSCRELLFDAARNSCVDLAVDRHGCCVLQKCLSCSDSTDRDNLINEITQNALIISQDQYGNYVVQFILKLNLRWATEAILKQLEGNYGDLSMQKYSSNVVEKCLQFADGVQITKIVLELINDPRFDKIMQDPYGNYAIQTALNNTEGTLHTKLVEAIRPHVPVLRMSPYGKKVLAIVGKSN from the exons AATGAAAATGAATTCGAAGACATTGCGAAATATATTGGCAATCAGATTCCTAATGTTGCATCTGGTAATGCAGATCCTGAAGGTTGTTTGTTATCAATATCTGTAAGTTCGTATGAAGGATCTTCCATGAGAGATTTCCATAGCAACGGGCACTTGATGGACGGAAATATCTCTATGAGTACACTCCAGCAATCATCTATGGATCATACTTCGACTAGGCAAAATTCTGTATCGGGTGATCAGTCCTTGACACGTGcatttgaaaagttaaactttgGTGATGAGTCGAAGGGGCGTGCTTGGAGGTCTCGTGCCTTTCTGTTTGAAGACCATTACTCAGACAACTTGAGTAAACAGTTACAGAATATCGATCCATCAGTGTTTGCTGCTTGGAGTCCTTCCAGTCACTTGACTAATGGTGTTCATGATCCTCATTCGACAAGACTTGGCCACCAAAACCCTCCTTCCAGATATATACCTGAACAGTACAAGAAGTGGCAACTTGGTCAGCTTCAGCCTTTTGAGTCTTTGTCCCCTAATGCACATTTAACCCAAGAGGTGGTTAATGTGTCTGCTCCGAACTCACAGTTCCCAATTGCATCTCAAAGGCAGCAAGTTCTCCACAATGGGCGACGCATACATCCACAACAGATGAATCATCGTCAAGCTGGTTGGAATTATGCTGAGGAGGACCAGTTGTTCAGGATGCATGAGCAGCATCCATACCTACAGCATCTTCATAATCAGCAATTGGAACGTCTGCTTCCAATTCAACAACATGAAAACATTGCAAATAGGATTTCAAGTCAGAATCGTAAGCCTCAATATTTCGAGGTTCCAATTGCTCACCATCTTGAACAGTCTAATTATGAACCATCATGGAAGGCGAGTGCATTTCGTAGGGGTTCAAACCAGTTAAATTCTGTATTTTCAACACACTATATGGACACAATTCAAGGTATGGAAAAAGTTTCCTTTCCTAGAAAGATCCTTGGTAGAAGTCCTGGACTGAACACTGTTGATGCTATGAGGTTTATGTCTATTGATGGTGATAAATCGTCCAATCATGTCAACCAAAGTAGATTTCTCCGCCCAAATAGCTGTTTTCGGCCCAACCATTTGTCTACAGCTAATGAATGCATGTGTCGTGATCACTCCCCTGCTATGTACTCAGAATCTCCAAGTCTTAAGTTAGTGCCTGAGAGATTTAACTCTGTTGATGAAGTTAGGGGTAGAATATTTCTCATGGCTAAAGACCAACATGGTTGTCGTTTCTTGCAACGGAAATTTATGGAGGGTACTGATGAAGATATTGAGAAGATTTTCAATGAAATCATCGATCATGTTGTCGACCTCATGGTAGATGCTTTTGGAAATTATTTAGTACAGAAGCTGCTTGAAGTTTGCAATGACAATCAACGGATGCAAATCCTATGTAGAATTACACAGAACCATGGTGAACTTGTTATGATTTCATGTGACATGCATGG GACTCGTGCTATTCAAAAGGTCATTGAGACCCTTAAAACCCAAGAGCAAGTTCACATGATTGTCTCAGCTTTAAAGTCTGGTATAGTGACGCTGATGAAAAATATAAATGGCAACCATGTGGCACAACACTGCCTTGATTATTTGATGCCTAGTTGCCGTGAG CTACTTTTTGATGCTGCAAGAAATAGTTGTGTTGATCTTGCCGTTGATCGCCACGGTTGTTGTGTACTTCAAAAATGCCTCAGTTGTTCTGATAGCACAGACCGAGATAATTTAATCAATGAGATCACCCAAAATGCTCTGATTATTTCCCAAGATCAATATGG GAACTATGTTGTACAGTTCATCCTGAAGCTTAATCTTCGATGGGCTACAGAAGCTATACTCAAACAGCTAGAGGGTAATTATGGGGACTTGTCCATGCAGAAGTATAGTAGTAACGTCGTTGAAAAATGCCTGCAATTTGCGGATGGAGTACAAATTACTAAAATTGTGCTTGAATTGATTAACGATCCACGATTTGATAAAATCATGCAGGACCCATATGGCAATTATGCAATTCAAACTGCTTTGAATAATACTGAG GGTACTCTTCATACTAAATTGGTGGAAGCAATAAGGCCACACGTTCCGGTACTTAGGATGAGTCCATATGGGAAAAAAGTCCTTGCAATAGTTGGAAAATCTAATTAA
- the LOC103492418 gene encoding pumilio homolog 12-like isoform X2, with product MRDFHSNGHLMDGNISMSTLQQSSMDHTSTRQNSVSGDQSLTRAFEKLNFGDESKGRAWRSRAFLFEDHYSDNLSKQLQNIDPSVFAAWSPSSHLTNGVHDPHSTRLGHQNPPSRYIPEQYKKWQLGQLQPFESLSPNAHLTQEVVNVSAPNSQFPIASQRQQVLHNGRRIHPQQMNHRQAGWNYAEEDQLFRMHEQHPYLQHLHNQQLERLLPIQQHENIANRISSQNRKPQYFEVPIAHHLEQSNYEPSWKASAFRRGSNQLNSVFSTHYMDTIQGMEKVSFPRKILGRSPGLNTVDAMRFMSIDGDKSSNHVNQSRFLRPNSCFRPNHLSTANECMCRDHSPAMYSESPSLKLVPERFNSVDEVRGRIFLMAKDQHGCRFLQRKFMEGTDEDIEKIFNEIIDHVVDLMVDAFGNYLVQKLLEVCNDNQRMQILCRITQNHGELVMISCDMHGTRAIQKVIETLKTQEQVHMIVSALKSGIVTLMKNINGNHVAQHCLDYLMPSCRELLFDAARNSCVDLAVDRHGCCVLQKCLSCSDSTDRDNLINEITQNALIISQDQYGNYVVQFILKLNLRWATEAILKQLEGNYGDLSMQKYSSNVVEKCLQFADGVQITKIVLELINDPRFDKIMQDPYGNYAIQTALNNTEGTLHTKLVEAIRPHVPVLRMSPYGKKVLAIVGKSN from the exons ATGAGAGATTTCCATAGCAACGGGCACTTGATGGACGGAAATATCTCTATGAGTACACTCCAGCAATCATCTATGGATCATACTTCGACTAGGCAAAATTCTGTATCGGGTGATCAGTCCTTGACACGTGcatttgaaaagttaaactttgGTGATGAGTCGAAGGGGCGTGCTTGGAGGTCTCGTGCCTTTCTGTTTGAAGACCATTACTCAGACAACTTGAGTAAACAGTTACAGAATATCGATCCATCAGTGTTTGCTGCTTGGAGTCCTTCCAGTCACTTGACTAATGGTGTTCATGATCCTCATTCGACAAGACTTGGCCACCAAAACCCTCCTTCCAGATATATACCTGAACAGTACAAGAAGTGGCAACTTGGTCAGCTTCAGCCTTTTGAGTCTTTGTCCCCTAATGCACATTTAACCCAAGAGGTGGTTAATGTGTCTGCTCCGAACTCACAGTTCCCAATTGCATCTCAAAGGCAGCAAGTTCTCCACAATGGGCGACGCATACATCCACAACAGATGAATCATCGTCAAGCTGGTTGGAATTATGCTGAGGAGGACCAGTTGTTCAGGATGCATGAGCAGCATCCATACCTACAGCATCTTCATAATCAGCAATTGGAACGTCTGCTTCCAATTCAACAACATGAAAACATTGCAAATAGGATTTCAAGTCAGAATCGTAAGCCTCAATATTTCGAGGTTCCAATTGCTCACCATCTTGAACAGTCTAATTATGAACCATCATGGAAGGCGAGTGCATTTCGTAGGGGTTCAAACCAGTTAAATTCTGTATTTTCAACACACTATATGGACACAATTCAAGGTATGGAAAAAGTTTCCTTTCCTAGAAAGATCCTTGGTAGAAGTCCTGGACTGAACACTGTTGATGCTATGAGGTTTATGTCTATTGATGGTGATAAATCGTCCAATCATGTCAACCAAAGTAGATTTCTCCGCCCAAATAGCTGTTTTCGGCCCAACCATTTGTCTACAGCTAATGAATGCATGTGTCGTGATCACTCCCCTGCTATGTACTCAGAATCTCCAAGTCTTAAGTTAGTGCCTGAGAGATTTAACTCTGTTGATGAAGTTAGGGGTAGAATATTTCTCATGGCTAAAGACCAACATGGTTGTCGTTTCTTGCAACGGAAATTTATGGAGGGTACTGATGAAGATATTGAGAAGATTTTCAATGAAATCATCGATCATGTTGTCGACCTCATGGTAGATGCTTTTGGAAATTATTTAGTACAGAAGCTGCTTGAAGTTTGCAATGACAATCAACGGATGCAAATCCTATGTAGAATTACACAGAACCATGGTGAACTTGTTATGATTTCATGTGACATGCATGG GACTCGTGCTATTCAAAAGGTCATTGAGACCCTTAAAACCCAAGAGCAAGTTCACATGATTGTCTCAGCTTTAAAGTCTGGTATAGTGACGCTGATGAAAAATATAAATGGCAACCATGTGGCACAACACTGCCTTGATTATTTGATGCCTAGTTGCCGTGAG CTACTTTTTGATGCTGCAAGAAATAGTTGTGTTGATCTTGCCGTTGATCGCCACGGTTGTTGTGTACTTCAAAAATGCCTCAGTTGTTCTGATAGCACAGACCGAGATAATTTAATCAATGAGATCACCCAAAATGCTCTGATTATTTCCCAAGATCAATATGG GAACTATGTTGTACAGTTCATCCTGAAGCTTAATCTTCGATGGGCTACAGAAGCTATACTCAAACAGCTAGAGGGTAATTATGGGGACTTGTCCATGCAGAAGTATAGTAGTAACGTCGTTGAAAAATGCCTGCAATTTGCGGATGGAGTACAAATTACTAAAATTGTGCTTGAATTGATTAACGATCCACGATTTGATAAAATCATGCAGGACCCATATGGCAATTATGCAATTCAAACTGCTTTGAATAATACTGAG GGTACTCTTCATACTAAATTGGTGGAAGCAATAAGGCCACACGTTCCGGTACTTAGGATGAGTCCATATGGGAAAAAAGTCCTTGCAATAGTTGGAAAATCTAATTAA
- the LOC103492420 gene encoding uncharacterized protein LOC103492420, protein MRFWMCKIHCPSSFCLCQPAPHIYSTGSIPLDLENSSHLPSEVESVIGTSGSIVETLESKQECRDESDDKVQENEYGIKSSLRKPSLRSGVSKEKHVKRVQWMDFSGKELVEIREFEASEAEDSDYESEDNRSCICTIL, encoded by the exons ATGAGGTTTTGGATGTGTAAGATTCACTGTCCTTCATCCTTTTGCCTTTGCCAACCTGCCCCTCATATATATTCCACTGGATCAATTCCACTGGATTTGGAAAACTCATCACATTTGCCTTCAGAAGTTGAATCAGTCATTGGAACTTCAGGTTCCATTGTTGAGACACTTGAATCTAAGCAAGAGTGTAGAGATGAGTCAGATGACAAAGTGCAGGAGAATGAATATGGAATCAAGAGTAGTTTAAGGAAGCCCAGTTTGCGATCAGGCGTTTCGAAGGAGAAGCATGTGAAAAGAGTACAATGGATGGACTTTTCAGGCAAAGAACTTGTTGAGATCAGGGAATTTGAAGCTAG TGAAGCTGAAGATTCTGATTATGAAAGTGAGGATAACAGGAGCTGCATCTGTACTATTTTATGA